In Brachypodium distachyon strain Bd21 chromosome 2, Brachypodium_distachyon_v3.0, whole genome shotgun sequence, one genomic interval encodes:
- the LOC100831953 gene encoding katanin p60 ATPase-containing subunit A-like 2 yields MAAGDEPSITRWSFEDFERYYDARLGIRGEPKGDGNDVDDERPLGSGSAGSSPAAFHANGGADLAVFEQFERLNRKVGLHNGAMEARPLQKSLLPPFESAETRNLAETLLRDIIHGSPDVKWESIKGLETAKRLLKEAVVMPIKYPKYFTGLLSPWKGILLFGPPGTGKTMLAKAVATECKTTFFNISASSIVSKWRGDSEKLVKVLFELARHHAPSTIFLDEIDAIISQRGEARSEHEASRRLKTELLIQMDGLTKTRELVFVLAATNLPWELDAAMLRRLEKRILVPLPEPEARHAMFEEFLPSTPVTMGIPYDVLVENTEGYSGSDIRLVCKEAAMQPLRRLMAVLEGTQEEVPEDELPEVGPIAAEDIELALRNTRPSAHLHTHKYEKFNQDYGSHVIS; encoded by the exons GACTTCGAGCGCTACTACGACGCGCGTCTCGGGATCCGCGGCGAACCCAAGGGCGACGGAAACGACGTCGATGACGAACGGCCGCTtgggtcaggctccgccgGGAGTAGCCCCGCGGCGTTCCACGCCAAcggcggtgccgacctggccGTCTTCGAGCAGTTCGAGCGTCTG AATAGAAAGGTCGGATTGCACAACGGGGCAATGGAGGCTCGGCCACT GCAGAAGTCCCTACTTCCTCCTTTTGAATCTGCAGAAACACGCAATTTGGCTGAGACGTTGTTGAG GGATATCATTCATGGGAGTCCAGATGTCAAATGGGAAAGCATTAAAGGTTTGGAAACTGCGAAGCGTCTTCTCAAAGAAGCTGTTGTCATGCCTATAAAATATCCtaa GTACTTCACAGGTCTGTTATCACCTTGGAAAGGTATATTGCTTTTTGGTCCACCAGGAACAGGAAAG ACAATGCTAGCAAAAGCTGTGGCTACTGAGTGCAAAACAACCTTTTTCAATATTTCAGCCTCATCAATTGTCAGTAAATGGCGTG GTGACTCAGAGAAACTAGTAAAAGTCTTATTTGAGCTTGCAAGGCATCATGCACCGTCTACCATTTTCCTTGATGAGATTGATGCCATCATTAGTCAACGCGGTGAAGCTCGTAGCGAACATGAAGCCAGTCGGCGATTGAAGACTGAACTATTAATACAG ATGGATGGGTTAACCAAGACCCGTGAGCTTGTTTTTGTTCTAGCGGCCACAAATTTACCATGGGAATTGGATGCAGCAATGTTACGCCGATTGGAAAAACGT ATTCTTGTGCCCTTACCAGAGCCAGAAGCTAGACATGCTATGTTTGAAGAGTTCTTACCATCCACTCCTGTAACGATGGGGATTCCCTATGATGTTCTTGTGGAGAACACTGAAGGATATTCAGGCTCTGATATACGCCTTGTGTGCAAGGAAGCAGCAATGCAGCCCCTTAGACGGTTAATGGCAGTTCTAGAAGGTACACAAGAAGAAGTTCCTGAGGATG AGTTGCCTGAAGTAGGCCCAATAGCGGCAGAAGATATTGAACTTGCTTTGAGGAATACACGGCCATCTGCTCATCTCCATACACATAAATACGAAAAATTCAATCAAGATTATGGCAGCCATGTCATCAGCTAA